From the Deltaproteobacteria bacterium genome, one window contains:
- a CDS encoding ferredoxin family protein, protein MADEQHLPKVEIWKEVCTSCGACDDACPTDVIRMGEDGFPFAKYEEDCQGCFICEWDCPVGAIRIRVARWYEASRLP, encoded by the coding sequence ATGGCTGACGAGCAGCATCTGCCGAAGGTCGAAATCTGGAAGGAAGTCTGCACCTCGTGCGGGGCGTGTGACGACGCCTGCCCGACGGACGTGATCCGCATGGGCGAGGACGGCTTTCCCTTCGCCAAGTACGAGGAAGACTGCCAGGGCTGTTTCATCTGCGAATGGGACTGTCCCGTGGGCGCCATCAGGATTCGCGTCGCGCGCTGGTACGAGGCGTCCCGCCTCCCATGA
- a CDS encoding EamA family transporter, whose translation MSIAWALVASLGFAVSHILIRRGLAQSNPLAGFAISIAISFLTLWSMVAATLPLAVFWTHAIWYFAVGGLFASGLGRWLVYVSIDRLGVARSIPVVSTTPMFASILAVLIVGEHWTLGAFFGTVLIICGVIVISRTHEQKGEFRRLDFIFPLLGALSFSFSASVRKLGFFVANLPLMASCVNATTGLALAVAMIYAQGGPRKVLPMSRSVFAWFVAAGICNTTGMLANFYALSSGDIVIVEPLISTNPVLTVVLTAIFLRDVETVNIRVCLGVALTFVGTMLLVYTRGHGG comes from the coding sequence ATGAGTATCGCCTGGGCTCTGGTCGCTTCGCTGGGGTTCGCGGTCTCCCACATCCTGATCCGCCGGGGGTTGGCTCAATCCAATCCGCTGGCCGGGTTCGCCATTTCCATTGCCATCTCCTTCCTGACCCTCTGGTCCATGGTGGCCGCCACACTGCCGCTGGCCGTCTTCTGGACCCACGCCATCTGGTACTTCGCCGTGGGCGGCCTGTTCGCCTCGGGCCTCGGACGCTGGCTGGTGTACGTCTCCATCGACCGGCTCGGGGTGGCGCGTTCCATCCCGGTGGTGAGCACCACGCCGATGTTCGCCTCGATCCTGGCCGTGCTCATCGTCGGCGAGCACTGGACCCTGGGGGCTTTCTTCGGCACCGTGCTGATCATCTGCGGCGTCATCGTCATCTCCCGCACCCACGAGCAGAAGGGGGAGTTCCGCCGGCTCGACTTCATCTTCCCTCTTCTCGGAGCACTGTCGTTTTCGTTCTCGGCCAGCGTGCGCAAACTGGGCTTCTTCGTCGCCAACCTGCCGCTCATGGCGTCGTGCGTGAACGCCACCACCGGGCTGGCCCTGGCGGTGGCGATGATCTACGCGCAGGGCGGGCCGCGCAAGGTCCTGCCCATGTCCCGCTCGGTGTTCGCGTGGTTCGTGGCCGCGGGCATCTGCAACACTACGGGAATGCTGGCCAACTTCTACGCCCTCTCCAGCGGCGACATCGTCATCGTCGAGCCGCTGATCAGCACCAACCCGGTGTTGACCGTCGTCCTCACCGCCATCTTCCTGCGCGACGTGGAGACCGTGAACATACGCGTGTGCCTCGGCGTCGCCCTCACTTTCGTCGGCACCATGCTGCTGGTCTACACGAGAGGGCACGGGGGGTAG
- a CDS encoding FAD-binding protein gives MSYKTIHHKADVLVIGGGAAGAMAAIRAREEGSDVLLVDKSVFGRSGCAALASGAYITYMPGDDLQFHLSGRGVLTNQTKAIEAIHATYDVLKILDGWGVKFVKENGEFWRGKGGSGAAASGGLAAGLVGGGTAMMKVVRGVALRAGVRVLDRVSVTDLLTSDGRHPTGGHVVGALGISGREREVHVCEAKSVVMCAGGFNFGYKRPGQWFAGMPLNITSDGVAMQLRAGAVMGNMACGSKYLQTMEFMCAPGIEHFTTMGTSYFNRLGVDVMKRFTESEAEFTRRLSLGHAVALEMLEGNGPVYLDCTKLPPENIRLLYEVIPIIMNTFEAAGYEISKERIPYLPVLAATYGSSHGGGAVVDDQCATSLPGLFAAGASSDGMNISPNLNLSWCMVLGWWAGLHAADYARNAATTGVVAPQVETLSTGVTQYLKPAGTAFDEVHGRAADLLHELGVILSDEKISRVRQGLMDILDTYDNVMARDPHDLVKVVGLRNSIEALTAVLDYLLHRQESRGSVINSDHPETDNQKWLVLSKSIIENGALKIWDEPIPHDEFYVHYRPRSGKAMHPFFKIAGQMVEGETNDG, from the coding sequence ATGAGCTACAAGACCATCCATCACAAGGCCGACGTGCTGGTCATCGGCGGCGGCGCGGCCGGCGCCATGGCGGCGATCCGCGCGCGCGAAGAGGGCTCGGACGTGCTGCTGGTGGACAAGTCCGTGTTCGGCCGCAGCGGCTGCGCGGCGCTGGCCTCCGGGGCGTACATCACGTACATGCCCGGCGACGACCTCCAGTTCCACCTCTCCGGCCGCGGCGTCCTCACCAACCAGACCAAGGCCATCGAGGCGATTCACGCCACCTACGACGTGCTCAAGATCCTCGACGGCTGGGGCGTCAAGTTCGTCAAGGAGAACGGCGAGTTCTGGCGCGGCAAGGGCGGCTCCGGCGCGGCCGCCAGCGGCGGGCTGGCGGCGGGCCTGGTGGGCGGCGGCACGGCGATGATGAAGGTGGTGCGCGGCGTGGCCCTGCGCGCCGGCGTGCGCGTGCTCGACCGGGTCTCGGTGACGGACCTCCTGACCTCGGACGGGCGCCACCCCACCGGCGGCCACGTCGTGGGCGCCCTCGGGATCTCCGGGCGCGAGCGCGAGGTCCACGTGTGCGAGGCCAAGTCCGTGGTGATGTGCGCGGGCGGCTTCAACTTCGGCTACAAGAGGCCGGGACAGTGGTTCGCGGGCATGCCCCTCAACATCACCAGCGACGGCGTCGCCATGCAGCTCCGGGCGGGCGCGGTGATGGGCAACATGGCGTGCGGCAGCAAGTACCTGCAGACCATGGAGTTCATGTGCGCCCCGGGCATCGAGCATTTCACCACCATGGGCACCAGCTACTTCAACCGGCTGGGCGTGGACGTGATGAAGCGTTTCACCGAGTCCGAGGCCGAGTTCACCCGGCGGCTGTCGCTGGGACACGCGGTGGCGCTGGAGATGCTGGAAGGCAACGGCCCGGTGTACCTGGACTGCACCAAGCTCCCGCCCGAGAACATCCGCCTCCTGTACGAGGTCATCCCCATCATCATGAACACGTTCGAGGCCGCGGGTTACGAGATCAGCAAGGAGCGCATCCCCTACCTGCCGGTGCTGGCCGCCACTTACGGGTCGAGCCACGGCGGCGGCGCGGTGGTGGACGACCAGTGCGCGACATCGCTGCCTGGCCTGTTCGCCGCCGGCGCCAGCAGCGACGGCATGAACATCTCGCCCAACCTCAATCTCTCCTGGTGCATGGTGCTGGGCTGGTGGGCCGGGCTCCACGCCGCCGACTACGCCAGGAACGCGGCAACGACGGGCGTGGTGGCGCCGCAGGTGGAGACGCTTTCCACCGGCGTCACCCAGTACCTCAAGCCCGCGGGCACCGCCTTCGACGAGGTCCACGGCCGGGCCGCGGACCTGCTGCACGAACTGGGCGTGATCCTGAGCGACGAGAAGATCTCGCGGGTGCGGCAGGGGCTCATGGATATCCTGGACACCTACGACAACGTCATGGCCAGGGACCCCCACGATCTCGTCAAGGTCGTGGGGCTGCGGAACTCCATCGAGGCGCTGACGGCGGTGCTGGACTACCTGCTGCACCGGCAGGAGAGCCGCGGTTCGGTGATCAACAGCGACCATCCCGAGACCGACAACCAGAAGTGGCTGGTCCTGAGCAAGTCCATCATCGAGAACGGCGCGCTCAAGATCTGGGACGAGCCCATCCCTCACGACGAGTTCTACGTGCACTACCGGCCGCGCTCCGGCAAGGCCATGCATCCCTTCTTCAAGATCGCCGGGCAGATGGTGGAGGGGGAAACCAACGATGGCTGA